Proteins encoded by one window of Cupriavidus sp. EM10:
- a CDS encoding DUF1488 domain-containing protein, with amino-acid sequence MEIKFQEQDRYDINNEGLLFHALVDGEQVTCVVTREALWEGFSADQVLSLEEAFRAGRDTIERAAVVLIEQGVPQPVVVKRAHVAPV; translated from the coding sequence ATGGAAATCAAATTCCAGGAGCAAGACCGCTACGACATCAACAACGAGGGTTTGCTGTTCCACGCGCTTGTCGATGGTGAGCAAGTGACATGCGTGGTAACACGCGAAGCACTCTGGGAAGGCTTCAGTGCCGACCAGGTGCTGTCGCTGGAAGAGGCGTTCCGCGCCGGTCGTGACACGATCGAACGCGCGGCCGTGGTGCTGATCGAGCAGGGCGTGCCCCAGCCGGTCGTGGTCAAGCGGGCGCACGTGGCGCCGGTCTGA
- a CDS encoding SulP family inorganic anion transporter gives MSAAARAPAPALQRWFPWLRRVTPLTLRADVIAGLLGAVLVLPQGVAFATLAGLPPQYGIYTAVIPCIVAALFGSSWHVMSGPTNANSLALFAMLSPVAFAGSPAYIALALAVTMLVGLLQLAVGALRLGSLANFISPSVLLGFTCGAATLIGLYALKDLFGLAVPTGTSAFGVVRFLFENVDTINGSALIVGAVTLVVTIAIKRVSRRLPFMLLGLLAGYSVAMLLNHSGWDGAQHVNVVGPIPSAIPPFHVPDINWRTVPDLLGIAAALTIVALGQSISIAKAVALRSGQHVDANREFIGQGLSNIAGGLFSGYISCGSLNRSMPNFEAGAQTPLASVFSALLLVVLVTVSAPLLAQIPLAAIAAMLMLVAWGLFDFQRLRRIAQLSRTEFAIAVGTFVATLVIRLEMAVLLGTILSLVAYLYRTSRPAVRSLVPDADDPGRRFTPLDELRRPQPECPQLKLLRMEGAIYFGAVQYVTDRLHWLRTVDAEQKHLLAMTKSMNFIDLAGAEMWEAELAERRAAGGDLYFHRPRTQVLETWEQTGFTAKLGSDHIFPTKRQALHTIIAKLSPEICAQCQARIFEECAQRPGGPASQQEQDDTDRPAPRHGATLDTTHPA, from the coding sequence ATGAGCGCCGCCGCCCGCGCCCCTGCCCCGGCCCTGCAACGCTGGTTTCCCTGGCTGCGACGCGTCACCCCGCTGACGCTGCGCGCGGACGTGATCGCCGGCCTGCTCGGCGCGGTGCTGGTCCTGCCCCAGGGCGTGGCCTTTGCCACGCTGGCCGGGCTGCCGCCGCAATATGGCATCTACACGGCCGTGATCCCGTGCATCGTCGCGGCCCTGTTCGGGTCAAGCTGGCACGTGATGTCGGGGCCGACCAATGCCAACTCGCTGGCGCTGTTTGCCATGCTGAGTCCGGTGGCGTTTGCGGGCAGTCCGGCCTATATCGCGCTGGCGCTGGCCGTGACGATGCTGGTGGGTCTGCTGCAACTGGCCGTGGGCGCGCTGCGGCTGGGATCGCTGGCCAATTTCATCTCGCCGTCCGTGCTGCTCGGCTTTACGTGCGGCGCGGCCACGCTGATCGGCCTCTACGCGCTCAAGGACCTGTTCGGCCTGGCAGTGCCCACGGGTACCAGTGCCTTCGGCGTGGTGCGTTTCCTGTTCGAGAATGTCGACACGATCAACGGCAGCGCGTTGATCGTGGGCGCCGTGACGCTGGTCGTCACCATCGCCATCAAGCGCGTATCGCGGCGGCTGCCGTTCATGCTGCTGGGTCTGCTGGCGGGATACAGCGTGGCGATGCTGCTGAACCATAGCGGCTGGGACGGCGCCCAGCATGTGAACGTAGTGGGACCGATCCCGTCGGCCATCCCGCCCTTCCATGTGCCCGACATCAACTGGCGTACGGTGCCCGACCTGCTGGGCATTGCCGCCGCGCTGACCATCGTGGCGCTGGGGCAGTCGATCTCGATCGCCAAGGCGGTGGCGCTGCGGTCCGGGCAGCATGTTGATGCCAACCGCGAGTTCATCGGCCAAGGGCTGTCGAATATCGCGGGGGGATTGTTTTCGGGCTATATCTCGTGCGGCTCGCTGAACCGGTCGATGCCGAACTTCGAGGCCGGCGCGCAGACGCCGCTGGCCAGCGTGTTCTCGGCCTTGCTGCTGGTGGTACTGGTCACGGTCAGCGCGCCGCTGCTGGCCCAGATTCCGCTGGCGGCCATCGCGGCCATGCTGATGCTGGTGGCCTGGGGGCTGTTCGATTTCCAGCGGCTGCGCCGCATCGCGCAACTGTCGCGCACGGAATTCGCCATCGCGGTGGGCACCTTCGTCGCCACGCTTGTGATCCGCCTGGAAATGGCGGTATTGCTAGGTACGATCCTGTCGCTGGTGGCCTATCTCTATCGCACGTCGCGCCCGGCCGTCCGCAGCCTGGTGCCTGATGCCGACGATCCTGGCCGTCGCTTCACGCCTTTGGACGAACTGCGACGCCCGCAGCCCGAATGCCCGCAGCTGAAGCTACTTCGCATGGAAGGCGCGATCTACTTCGGCGCGGTGCAGTACGTAACCGATCGCCTGCACTGGCTGCGCACCGTCGATGCCGAGCAGAAGCATCTGCTGGCAATGACCAAGAGCATGAATTTTATCGACCTGGCCGGCGCCGAGATGTGGGAGGCCGAACTGGCCGAGCGACGCGCCGCAGGGGGCGATCTGTATTTCCACCGGCCGCGCACGCAGGTGCTGGAAACGTGGGAGCAGACGGGATTCACCGCCAAGCTCGGCAGCGACCATATCTTCCCGACCAAGCGGCAGGCACTTCACACGATTATCGCCAAGCTGTCGCCGGAAATATGCGCGCAATGCCAGGCGCGCATTTTCGAGGAATGCGCCCAGCGGCCGGGCGGCCCGGCAAGCCAGCAGGAACAGGACGATACGGACCGGCCCGCGCCACGGCATGGCGCAACACTGGACACGACGCATCCTGCCTGA
- the xth gene encoding exodeoxyribonuclease III, whose translation MRIASWNVNSLKVRLPQVLQWLAAQDAAGTPVDALCLQELKLPDDKYPLAELEAAGFHSIFTGQKTYNGVAIVARDGTMPAPTDVVRNIPGYEDAQQRVVAGTYGDVRLISAYFPNGQALDSDKFVYKLDWLRAMTDWLRAEMVKYPKLALLGDFNIAPEDRDVHDPAKWEGQNLVSPQERDAFKALIAMGMVDSFRMFEQPEKTFSWWDYRMMGFRRNAGLRIDHILLSPALAPHCTTCLIDKEPRRWDQPSDHTPVVASLQLG comes from the coding sequence ATGAGAATCGCGAGCTGGAACGTCAACTCCCTGAAGGTCCGTCTGCCGCAGGTGCTGCAATGGCTGGCCGCGCAGGACGCCGCCGGCACCCCGGTCGACGCGCTTTGCCTGCAGGAACTGAAGCTGCCCGACGACAAGTACCCGCTGGCCGAACTGGAAGCCGCCGGCTTCCACAGCATCTTCACGGGCCAGAAGACGTACAACGGCGTGGCGATCGTGGCGCGCGACGGCACCATGCCGGCGCCGACCGACGTCGTGCGCAACATCCCCGGCTACGAGGACGCGCAGCAGCGCGTGGTGGCCGGCACTTATGGCGATGTGCGGCTGATCAGCGCGTACTTCCCGAACGGCCAGGCGCTGGATTCGGACAAGTTCGTCTACAAGCTCGACTGGCTGCGCGCCATGACCGACTGGCTGCGCGCCGAGATGGTCAAATATCCAAAACTGGCGCTGCTGGGCGATTTCAACATCGCGCCGGAAGACCGCGACGTGCACGACCCGGCCAAGTGGGAAGGCCAGAACCTGGTATCGCCGCAGGAGCGCGACGCGTTCAAGGCGCTGATCGCCATGGGCATGGTCGACTCATTCCGGATGTTCGAGCAGCCCGAGAAGACTTTCTCGTGGTGGGACTACCGCATGATGGGCTTCCGCCGCAACGCAGGCCTGCGCATCGACCATATCCTGCTGTCGCCCGCCCTGGCGCCGCACTGCACGACCTGCCTGATCGACAAGGAACCGCGCCGCTGGGACCAGCCGTCCGACCACACGCCGGTCGTGGCCTCGCTCCAGCTCGGCTGA
- a CDS encoding M3 family metallopeptidase: protein MTDTTDRANNPLLDFADLPRFAEIRPEHISPALDVLLADAQAAVARAEDPATPATWLTAVEALESATEPLGRAWGVVGHLSAVADTPELRKVHTENLPRMTEFWSSLGQSLALYEKYKAVAAGPEFAGLSPARKQLLENELRGFRLGGAELPEDKKPRFAEIQEQQAQLSKAFSDHVLDATNAYALYVDDEKRLAGIPADAQEAARLAAEKDGKTGWKFTLHFPSYFPVLQYADDRALRQTMYEASVTRASELGPQYNNGQADWDNTSNMREQLTLRREEAQMLGYNNYGEVSLVPKMAETPSDVLKFLDELAVKARRFAEADWKELREFAAAELGLDKIEPWDVAYASEKLRQKRYAFSDDEVKQYLQEPKVLEGLFGVIEKLFSVKIQPDTAETWHKDVRFFRVVSPQGALLAQFYVDLYAREGKRGGAWMDDARGRKERDNGTVQTPVAYLTCNFTAPVGGKPALFTHDEVITLFHEFGHGLHHMLTQVGDLGVSGINGVEWDAVELPSQFMENFCWEYEVLQTMTAHVDTGAPLPRALFDRMLAAKNFQNGMMTLRQIVYSSFDMHLHTDYDPQGAVSVLELSRQINDSKHVVPQSALSRWPNTFSHIFAGGYAAGYYSYKWAEVLSADVYAAFEEAAKLSGSVLDAATGERYRREILSVGGSRPAMESFVAFRGRTPQIDALLRHGGMAETAAAVA, encoded by the coding sequence ATGACTGATACCACCGACCGCGCCAACAACCCGCTGCTGGACTTCGCGGACCTGCCGCGCTTTGCCGAGATCCGCCCGGAGCACATCAGCCCCGCGCTGGACGTGCTGCTGGCCGACGCCCAGGCCGCCGTCGCGCGCGCCGAAGACCCGGCCACGCCGGCCACCTGGCTGACCGCCGTGGAAGCCCTGGAATCCGCCACCGAGCCGCTGGGCCGCGCCTGGGGCGTGGTGGGCCACCTGAGCGCCGTGGCGGACACGCCCGAACTGCGCAAGGTCCACACCGAGAACCTGCCGCGCATGACCGAATTCTGGTCGTCGCTGGGCCAGAGCCTGGCCCTGTACGAAAAGTACAAGGCCGTGGCCGCCGGCCCCGAGTTCGCCGGCCTGTCGCCCGCCCGCAAGCAACTGCTCGAAAACGAGCTGCGCGGCTTCCGCCTGGGCGGCGCCGAACTGCCCGAGGACAAGAAGCCGCGTTTTGCCGAGATCCAGGAGCAGCAGGCCCAGTTGTCGAAGGCCTTCTCCGATCACGTGCTGGACGCCACCAATGCCTACGCGCTCTACGTCGACGATGAAAAGCGCCTGGCCGGCATCCCCGCCGACGCACAGGAAGCCGCCAGGCTGGCGGCCGAAAAGGATGGCAAGACCGGCTGGAAGTTCACGCTGCACTTCCCGTCGTACTTCCCGGTCCTGCAATATGCCGATGACCGCGCGCTGCGCCAGACCATGTACGAGGCCAGCGTCACGCGCGCCTCGGAACTCGGTCCGCAATACAACAACGGCCAGGCCGACTGGGACAACACGTCGAACATGCGCGAGCAGCTGACGCTGCGCCGGGAAGAGGCGCAGATGCTCGGCTACAACAACTACGGCGAAGTCTCGCTGGTGCCGAAGATGGCCGAAACGCCATCCGACGTGCTGAAGTTCCTGGACGAACTTGCCGTGAAGGCGCGCCGCTTTGCCGAGGCCGACTGGAAGGAACTGCGCGAATTCGCCGCCGCCGAGCTGGGCCTGGACAAGATCGAGCCGTGGGACGTGGCCTACGCCTCCGAAAAGCTGCGCCAGAAGCGCTACGCGTTCTCCGACGACGAGGTCAAGCAGTACCTGCAGGAGCCGAAGGTGCTGGAAGGCCTGTTCGGCGTGATCGAGAAGCTATTCTCGGTCAAGATCCAGCCGGACACGGCCGAGACCTGGCACAAGGACGTGCGGTTCTTCCGCGTGGTGTCGCCGCAGGGCGCGCTGCTGGCCCAGTTCTACGTCGACCTGTACGCGCGCGAGGGCAAGCGCGGCGGCGCCTGGATGGACGACGCCCGTGGCCGCAAGGAGCGCGACAACGGCACCGTACAGACGCCGGTGGCCTATCTGACCTGCAACTTCACCGCGCCGGTGGGTGGCAAGCCCGCGCTGTTCACGCATGACGAAGTGATCACGCTGTTCCACGAATTCGGCCACGGCCTGCACCACATGCTGACGCAGGTGGGCGACCTGGGCGTGTCGGGCATCAACGGCGTGGAATGGGATGCCGTGGAGCTGCCGTCGCAGTTCATGGAGAACTTCTGCTGGGAATACGAGGTGCTGCAGACCATGACGGCCCACGTCGACACCGGCGCCCCGCTGCCCCGCGCGCTGTTCGACCGGATGCTGGCGGCGAAGAACTTCCAGAACGGCATGATGACGCTGCGCCAGATCGTGTACTCGTCGTTCGACATGCACCTGCATACCGACTACGACCCGCAGGGCGCCGTGTCGGTGCTGGAGCTGTCGCGCCAGATCAACGATTCGAAGCACGTGGTGCCGCAGTCGGCGCTGTCGCGCTGGCCGAACACGTTCAGCCACATCTTCGCGGGCGGCTACGCGGCCGGCTACTACAGCTACAAGTGGGCCGAAGTGCTGTCCGCCGACGTGTACGCCGCGTTCGAGGAAGCCGCCAAGCTGTCCGGCAGCGTGCTCGATGCCGCGACCGGCGAACGCTATCGCCGCGAGATCCTGTCGGTGGGCGGCAGCCGCCCGGCCATGGAATCGTTCGTGGCCTTCCGCGGCCGCACCCCGCAGATCGACGCGCTGCTGCGGCATGGCGGCATGGCCGAAACGGCGGCAGCGGTAGCCTGA
- the folD gene encoding bifunctional methylenetetrahydrofolate dehydrogenase/methenyltetrahydrofolate cyclohydrolase FolD produces the protein MSAQLIDGNALAKQIRAEAAQRAARLTAAGHQPGLAVVLVGEDPASQVYVRNKVKACEDNGFHSSLDRYPADLSEADLLARIDALNNDPKIHGILVQLPLPKHIDSHKVLEAIAPEKDVDGFHVANAGALMTGAPLFRPCTPYGCMKMLESIQYPLRGARAVVVGASNIVGKPMAMLLLQAGATVTICNSKTRDLAAHTRDADVIVAAVGRRNIITADMVKPGAVVIDVGMNRDDAGKLCGDVDFAGVREVAGHITPVPGGVGPMTITMLLINTLEAAERVAGLA, from the coding sequence ATGTCCGCCCAACTGATCGACGGTAACGCCCTAGCCAAACAAATCCGTGCCGAAGCCGCCCAGCGCGCCGCCCGCCTGACCGCCGCCGGCCACCAGCCGGGACTGGCCGTGGTGCTGGTGGGCGAGGATCCCGCCAGCCAGGTCTATGTGCGCAACAAGGTCAAGGCCTGCGAGGACAACGGTTTCCACTCGTCGCTGGACCGCTATCCGGCCGACCTGTCCGAAGCCGATCTGCTGGCCCGCATCGACGCGCTGAACAACGACCCGAAGATCCACGGCATCCTGGTGCAGCTGCCGCTGCCCAAGCATATCGACAGCCACAAGGTGCTCGAAGCCATCGCCCCCGAAAAGGACGTCGACGGCTTCCACGTGGCCAACGCCGGCGCCCTGATGACCGGCGCCCCGCTGTTCCGCCCCTGCACCCCCTACGGCTGCATGAAGATGCTGGAATCGATCCAGTACCCGCTGCGCGGCGCCCGCGCCGTGGTGGTGGGCGCCTCGAACATCGTGGGCAAGCCGATGGCGATGCTGCTGTTGCAGGCCGGTGCAACTGTGACGATCTGCAATAGCAAGACGCGCGACCTGGCCGCCCATACCCGTGACGCCGACGTCATCGTGGCCGCCGTGGGCCGCCGCAACATCATCACGGCCGACATGGTCAAGCCGGGCGCGGTGGTCATCGACGTGGGCATGAACCGCGACGATGCCGGCAAGCTGTGCGGCGACGTCGACTTTGCCGGCGTGCGCGAGGTGGCCGGCCATATCACGCCGGTGCCGGGCGGCGTGGGCCCGATGACGATCACCATGCTGCTGATCAACACGCTGGAAGCCGCCGAGCGCGTAGCCGGGCTGGCCTGA
- a CDS encoding response regulator transcription factor, with product MTATPSPTPHRGETVFIVDDDEAMRDSLTWLLEGNGYQVRSFNSAEQFLSAYDTGSVACLILDVRMPGMSGPELQERMIAENIDIPIVFITGHGDVPMAVSTMKKGAIDFIEKPFDESELRALVERMLQKARTDHSAAREQRAAKDLLSKLTTREQQVLERIVAGRLNKQIADDLGISIKTVEAHRANIMEKLNVNTVADLLRLALSRNS from the coding sequence ATGACCGCAACGCCCAGCCCAACGCCGCATCGTGGCGAGACCGTCTTTATCGTCGACGACGATGAAGCGATGCGCGACTCGCTGACCTGGCTGCTAGAGGGCAACGGCTACCAGGTGCGCAGCTTCAACAGCGCCGAGCAGTTCCTGTCCGCCTACGACACCGGTTCGGTGGCCTGCCTGATCCTCGACGTGCGCATGCCGGGCATGAGCGGCCCGGAGCTGCAGGAGCGCATGATCGCCGAGAACATCGATATCCCGATCGTCTTCATCACCGGCCATGGCGACGTGCCGATGGCGGTGTCGACGATGAAGAAAGGCGCCATCGATTTCATCGAGAAGCCGTTCGACGAGTCCGAACTGCGCGCGCTGGTGGAACGGATGCTGCAGAAGGCCCGCACCGACCATTCCGCCGCCCGCGAGCAGCGCGCCGCCAAGGACCTGCTGTCCAAGCTGACCACGCGCGAGCAGCAGGTGCTGGAGCGCATCGTGGCGGGCCGCCTGAACAAGCAGATCGCCGACGACCTGGGCATCTCCATCAAGACGGTGGAAGCGCACCGCGCCAACATCATGGAAAAGCTCAACGTCAATACCGTGGCCGACCTGCTGCGCCTGGCGCTGTCGCGCAACAGCTGA